A window from Vigna angularis cultivar LongXiaoDou No.4 chromosome 7, ASM1680809v1, whole genome shotgun sequence encodes these proteins:
- the LOC128197943 gene encoding uncharacterized protein LOC128197943 — protein MVIIPKQCKIIWFCSLHRKMKNDLRTMLQGVIGKSRGQLVQILYPKCNQQVDSWECGFYVMCWIKTIIRAVITDDWNERFKTTSPIAEDTINQIRQEWTAYLLQRWS, from the exons atggttatcattcccaaacaatgtaaaattatatggttttgttcgttgcacaggaagatgaaaaatgacttgagaaccatgcttcaagg agttattggtaaatctcgtggtcaattggttcaaattttgtatccaaag tgtaaccagcaggtagattcatgggaatgtggcttctatgtgatgtgttggattaagaccatcattcgagctgtcattacagatgactggaatgag cgcttcaagactACATCGCCTATtgcagaggacacaattaaccagataaggcaggagtggaccgcttatcttctacaaagatggagttag